In one Acidimicrobium ferrooxidans DSM 10331 genomic region, the following are encoded:
- a CDS encoding SDR family oxidoreductase: MLRESLAGRLIFLTGATGFLGTAIVESVLRLLPETRVAVLIRRGRTTSAEERLRRELLGNSCFDRLRAELGRDAFADMAARRVVLVEGDVGRDGLGLDPAGRSVLGAADIVIHSAATVSFDATLDAAVEINLLGPARVLEAYEQARAEADLAPGHFVAISTAYVAGSRKGDAPEASLRTQPHYPDVDWRAEVEAARALRRETEHRSREPERLETFRRKALAELGAAGVAIVAERTERFRRDWVHERMVELGRARAQSLGWPDAYAMTKALGERVLEERRQRTPVSVVRPSIIESSYAEPRPGWIRGFRMAEPIIISFARGLLRDFPGSAETVVDVIPVDFVVGAVLVAAAHPPRAMAYYHAASGTRNPLRYEVMVSLIRQYFAEHPLYDDKGQAIAIPSWTYPARGEVERRLERTRRAVGAVLGLLGRLPLRGPMLSAQDGLVETQDALERARSYVELYGAYAECEAMYGSERLVELVSLASADDGVLVDPAAIDWRHFILDVHLPSVVEHARARTNPRRGPRRSRDDRLREGLLRGRRLAVFDLENTLVAANVVDSFAFVATSALRPVDRFGLVASLLAEAPKLLRLDGRDRSDFLRYFYRRYRDADPAELAKLAPDLMTGYLLRKTFPEGLARVRQHRAAGHVTVGVTGALRFAMEPFRPLFDELIALDMPERNGRLSGTVPGTLPIGEARADLVRQLAARYEIPLADTIAYADSTSDLPMLEAAGTAVAVNPDAKLRALAKRRGWLIEEWERASGFPSLMLPIGGRR; the protein is encoded by the coding sequence GTGTTGCGCGAGTCCTTGGCGGGTCGGTTGATCTTCCTTACGGGCGCGACGGGCTTCCTCGGGACGGCCATCGTCGAGTCCGTTCTTCGGTTGCTCCCGGAGACTCGTGTTGCGGTCTTGATTCGACGCGGTCGTACGACGAGCGCCGAGGAGCGCCTCCGTCGAGAGCTGCTTGGCAACAGCTGCTTCGATCGACTCCGAGCCGAGCTCGGTCGGGATGCGTTTGCGGACATGGCTGCTCGTCGGGTCGTGCTCGTCGAGGGTGACGTTGGCCGTGATGGTCTCGGTCTCGACCCTGCGGGACGGTCGGTGCTTGGCGCAGCCGACATCGTGATCCACTCCGCGGCGACGGTGAGCTTCGACGCGACACTCGATGCTGCCGTCGAGATCAACCTGCTCGGGCCGGCGAGAGTGCTCGAGGCGTACGAGCAGGCACGTGCCGAGGCCGATCTCGCGCCAGGCCACTTCGTCGCCATCTCGACCGCCTACGTCGCCGGCTCGCGCAAGGGTGACGCACCCGAGGCGTCGCTCCGCACGCAGCCGCACTATCCGGACGTGGATTGGCGTGCGGAGGTCGAGGCTGCCAGGGCTCTGCGTCGAGAGACGGAGCATCGTTCTCGCGAGCCGGAGCGGCTCGAAACGTTCCGTCGCAAGGCGCTGGCGGAGCTCGGGGCTGCGGGGGTCGCGATCGTGGCCGAACGCACCGAGCGCTTTCGACGCGACTGGGTCCATGAGCGTATGGTCGAACTGGGTCGGGCGCGAGCGCAGAGCCTGGGATGGCCGGACGCCTACGCCATGACGAAGGCGCTCGGGGAACGCGTCCTGGAGGAGCGCCGTCAGCGCACCCCGGTGTCGGTCGTGCGCCCCTCGATCATCGAGTCGAGCTACGCCGAGCCGCGACCGGGTTGGATTCGAGGGTTCCGCATGGCGGAGCCCATCATCATCTCGTTCGCGCGGGGGCTGCTGCGCGATTTCCCTGGGTCGGCCGAGACGGTGGTCGACGTGATCCCCGTGGACTTCGTCGTCGGCGCGGTTCTCGTCGCCGCTGCTCATCCCCCCCGGGCGATGGCGTACTACCACGCGGCCTCGGGCACGAGGAACCCGCTTCGTTACGAGGTGATGGTCTCGCTCATCCGGCAGTACTTCGCCGAACACCCGCTCTACGACGACAAGGGCCAAGCCATCGCGATACCTTCGTGGACCTACCCAGCCAGAGGGGAGGTCGAACGCCGTCTCGAGCGCACCAGGCGGGCCGTCGGGGCGGTGCTCGGCCTCCTGGGGCGGCTGCCGCTTCGCGGTCCCATGCTCTCGGCCCAAGATGGTCTCGTCGAGACGCAGGACGCCCTCGAGCGGGCTCGTTCCTACGTCGAGCTCTACGGTGCCTACGCCGAGTGCGAGGCGATGTACGGGTCCGAACGGCTCGTAGAACTCGTCTCCCTCGCGAGCGCTGACGACGGCGTGCTCGTCGATCCGGCGGCCATCGATTGGCGGCACTTCATCCTCGACGTCCACCTGCCGAGCGTGGTCGAGCACGCTCGCGCGCGCACGAATCCCCGGCGCGGTCCGCGACGCTCCCGAGACGACCGCCTACGCGAGGGTCTGCTGCGCGGGCGACGCCTGGCCGTGTTCGATCTCGAGAACACCTTGGTCGCAGCGAACGTGGTGGACTCGTTCGCCTTCGTCGCGACCAGTGCGCTGCGCCCCGTGGATCGGTTCGGGCTCGTCGCGAGCCTGCTCGCCGAGGCGCCGAAGCTGTTGCGGCTCGACGGCCGCGACCGCTCCGACTTCCTCCGGTACTTCTATCGTCGTTACCGCGATGCGGATCCTGCCGAGCTTGCCAAGCTGGCTCCGGATCTCATGACGGGCTACCTCCTGCGCAAGACGTTCCCGGAGGGCCTCGCCAGAGTGCGGCAACATCGTGCCGCCGGTCATGTGACGGTCGGCGTCACCGGTGCGCTGCGCTTTGCGATGGAGCCGTTCCGCCCGCTGTTCGACGAGCTCATCGCCCTGGACATGCCTGAGAGGAACGGCCGCTTAAGTGGTACGGTGCCCGGGACGCTGCCCATTGGGGAGGCACGAGCCGACCTCGTGCGTCAGCTCGCGGCCCGCTACGAGATCCCGCTCGCTGACACGATCGCCTACGCAGACTCCACCAGTGATCTGCCCATGCTCGAAGCAGCGGGTACGGCGGTCGCGGTGAATCCGGATGCGAAGCTGCGCGCGCTTGCCAAGCGGCGGGGTTGGCTCATCGAGGAGTGGGAACGTGCCTCTGGGTTCCCGTCGCTCATGCTGCCCATCGGAGGTCGTCGATGA
- a CDS encoding MFS transporter: MDTHQPPSPYEPVDEARLNRFHWRSLFTTGMGVLTDGYDLSSVGIVLPLALASFHQHSLTGVESSLLAGSALVGSAVGALAFGFAANRGRKRFYGLDVTIMALAALAQAFAPSITWLIAIRFILGIGVGADYVLSPMILGEHANRRDRGKIMALGFGLTWTVGAVIASMLYLILEGAGVAPDLVWRIVLAAGALPAASVIYLRRRLPETPRFLLAIRRDPTAYAAVAREASGDRVAPPTRLGLNEDLKSFFARRWPAVLAACSLWFLFDIVAYSGILFGPSLIAKGIGLTPGTFNLAMELVATIPGAIVGLSLVDRVGRRWMQALGFAGMAAFLVMFAAAHAAIAAAPLVGALVYGGVNFSQQAGPGSISASGLLGVELSSTRARGLVQALTVASGRLGASLTSFVFPALFATWGEDAALVFLAGVAILALAITLLAVPETARRTLEENAGELLPAGAAD; this comes from the coding sequence GTGGACACGCATCAACCGCCAAGTCCGTATGAACCGGTCGACGAGGCTCGACTGAACCGCTTCCACTGGCGGTCGCTCTTCACCACTGGGATGGGCGTGCTCACCGACGGCTACGACCTGTCCTCGGTCGGGATCGTCTTGCCACTTGCGCTGGCAAGCTTCCATCAGCACTCACTGACCGGTGTCGAGAGCTCGCTGCTCGCCGGGTCAGCACTCGTCGGATCTGCCGTTGGCGCGCTCGCCTTCGGCTTCGCCGCGAACCGGGGCCGCAAGCGCTTCTATGGTCTCGACGTCACGATCATGGCCCTCGCAGCGCTCGCTCAGGCCTTCGCACCCTCGATCACCTGGCTCATCGCGATCCGGTTCATCCTCGGCATCGGCGTCGGAGCCGACTACGTCCTCAGTCCGATGATCCTCGGTGAGCACGCCAATCGCCGAGATCGCGGCAAGATCATGGCGCTGGGCTTCGGCCTTACCTGGACCGTCGGCGCGGTGATCGCAAGCATGCTCTACCTCATCCTCGAGGGAGCGGGCGTCGCGCCTGATCTCGTCTGGCGGATCGTGCTCGCGGCCGGCGCACTACCGGCGGCATCCGTGATCTACCTGCGACGACGCCTTCCCGAAACGCCGCGCTTTCTCCTGGCCATCCGCCGCGACCCCACCGCCTATGCAGCCGTCGCACGCGAAGCCAGCGGCGATCGCGTCGCACCGCCCACGCGCCTCGGCCTGAACGAGGACCTCAAGTCATTCTTCGCACGTCGTTGGCCCGCCGTCCTCGCAGCCTGCTCACTCTGGTTCTTGTTCGACATCGTCGCCTACAGCGGCATCCTCTTCGGGCCCTCGTTGATCGCGAAGGGGATCGGCCTGACGCCCGGAACGTTCAACTTGGCCATGGAGCTCGTCGCGACGATCCCCGGCGCCATCGTCGGGCTCAGCCTCGTCGATCGGGTCGGTCGTCGCTGGATGCAGGCGCTCGGCTTCGCCGGCATGGCAGCCTTCCTCGTCATGTTCGCCGCAGCGCACGCTGCGATCGCCGCAGCACCGCTTGTCGGCGCATTGGTGTACGGAGGCGTCAACTTCTCCCAGCAAGCAGGTCCAGGATCGATCTCGGCTTCGGGGCTTCTCGGCGTCGAACTCTCCTCGACACGAGCACGCGGACTCGTCCAAGCGCTCACCGTCGCCTCGGGTCGTCTCGGTGCCTCGCTGACGTCATTCGTCTTTCCAGCACTCTTCGCGACCTGGGGAGAAGATGCCGCACTCGTGTTCCTCGCGGGGGTCGCGATCCTAGCGCTCGCCATCACGCTGCTCGCGGTCCCCGAGACAGCGCGACGCACCCTCGAGGAGAACGCAGGCGAACTCCTTCCCGCCGGCGCAGCGGACTGA
- a CDS encoding DJ-1/PfpI family protein, translating into MSQQVAVVVFDGFELLDACGPMELLGALADQFAIAVVGPTTAPVRSTQGPRLCVDTTYADAPVADIVLVPGGRGTRELVDDHDFLAWLRTWASAATLVSSVCTGSALLGAAGLLDGYRATSNKRALAWVMEQAPQVRWEAQARWVEDRDRWTSSGIAAGLDMTVALVASLCGDETAMELARTLELEPNRDPTRDPFAAS; encoded by the coding sequence ATGTCGCAGCAGGTGGCCGTGGTGGTGTTCGATGGTTTCGAGCTCCTCGATGCGTGTGGACCGATGGAGCTCCTCGGCGCGCTCGCGGACCAGTTCGCGATCGCGGTCGTCGGTCCGACGACCGCACCGGTACGGAGCACGCAAGGACCACGACTCTGTGTCGATACCACCTACGCTGATGCTCCAGTCGCCGATATCGTGCTCGTGCCGGGCGGGAGAGGAACTCGCGAGCTGGTCGACGATCATGACTTCCTCGCATGGCTGCGTACGTGGGCGTCGGCGGCAACGTTGGTCAGCTCGGTCTGCACGGGCTCTGCACTCCTCGGTGCGGCGGGTTTGCTCGATGGTTACCGGGCTACCTCGAACAAGCGAGCGTTGGCGTGGGTGATGGAGCAAGCGCCGCAGGTCCGCTGGGAGGCCCAGGCTCGATGGGTGGAGGATCGTGATCGCTGGACGTCATCTGGCATTGCGGCTGGTCTCGACATGACGGTTGCGCTCGTTGCGTCGCTCTGCGGGGATGAGACCGCGATGGAGCTGGCTCGGACGTTGGAGTTGGAGCCGAACAGGGACCCGACCAGGGACCCGTTTGCGGCTTCGTGA
- a CDS encoding MFS transporter has product METQEKRTIRANPWWALASVAFGVIMVGLDATVVAIANPFIARDLHANLADLQWVTNAYLLTTAVLLIPAGKLADRIGRRATFLVGMLGFAAASAGVGLAGSIGWVIAFRAIQGGFGALIMPSTLAILRASFPVERLNTAIGIWGASSGLAIAGGPIVAGLLVQNVSWQSVFYLNVPVGAIGILLGLFVLAESREQEPDRLDAPGTIVLAGTLFSLVFGLIKAQSWGWLAGRTWIFFGLAIVGAVIFVFVEGRARFPLVPLGMFGRRQVSLSAVVVILSFFAFFGVVFFVALYLQEVHGYSPVAAGVRVLPLTASFVVGAPLGAALNGRFGPRVPVGIGMAAIAVGLALLTTLGVSSSYLVHLALPFVIVGLGIGLVMPTTSDTIVANVPEAEAGVAGGVQSTAVQIGGLLGTAVLGSVLSNRVGSVLISKLEAAGVPGVVATRLGPARPLIAEGLAPRIPQVPALVQTAVTNGSHAAFMSGLHVAMIVAIGVAIVGAIVGLALGAVRVGSGHRASAPLA; this is encoded by the coding sequence ATGGAGACACAAGAGAAGCGCACGATTCGCGCGAACCCCTGGTGGGCCCTGGCCAGCGTGGCCTTCGGGGTGATCATGGTCGGTCTCGACGCGACCGTCGTGGCGATCGCGAATCCCTTCATCGCGAGAGACCTGCACGCCAACCTCGCTGATCTGCAGTGGGTTACGAACGCGTACCTGCTCACCACTGCGGTGCTGCTGATCCCGGCTGGCAAGCTCGCCGATCGGATCGGTCGACGGGCCACCTTCTTGGTGGGCATGCTGGGCTTCGCCGCCGCGTCAGCAGGTGTGGGGCTCGCGGGGTCCATTGGGTGGGTCATCGCCTTCCGCGCCATCCAAGGCGGTTTCGGTGCGCTGATCATGCCGAGCACGCTTGCGATCTTGCGTGCGAGTTTCCCGGTCGAGCGGCTGAACACGGCCATCGGTATCTGGGGCGCTTCCAGTGGCTTGGCGATCGCTGGCGGACCGATCGTGGCTGGGCTGTTGGTGCAGAACGTCTCGTGGCAGTCGGTGTTCTACCTCAATGTGCCCGTCGGAGCCATTGGCATCCTCCTCGGCCTGTTCGTCCTCGCCGAATCACGTGAACAAGAACCCGACCGACTCGACGCTCCGGGGACCATCGTGCTTGCCGGTACGTTGTTCTCCCTCGTCTTCGGGCTGATCAAGGCCCAGAGCTGGGGATGGCTCGCGGGTCGCACCTGGATCTTCTTCGGGTTGGCAATCGTTGGCGCGGTGATCTTCGTGTTCGTTGAAGGGCGAGCTCGCTTCCCATTGGTGCCACTTGGCATGTTCGGACGCCGACAGGTCTCGCTGTCCGCTGTGGTGGTCATCTTGTCGTTCTTCGCCTTCTTCGGGGTGGTGTTCTTCGTCGCCCTCTATCTCCAAGAGGTACACGGCTACAGCCCCGTAGCGGCCGGCGTGCGAGTTTTGCCCTTGACCGCTTCCTTTGTGGTCGGGGCGCCGCTCGGTGCTGCGCTGAACGGTCGGTTCGGGCCGCGCGTGCCGGTCGGGATCGGTATGGCTGCCATCGCCGTTGGGCTCGCACTGCTCACGACGCTCGGGGTCAGCTCCTCCTATCTCGTCCACCTTGCACTTCCGTTCGTCATCGTCGGATTGGGTATTGGCCTCGTCATGCCGACGACCTCGGATACCATCGTCGCGAACGTGCCTGAGGCCGAAGCGGGCGTGGCCGGAGGTGTGCAGTCGACCGCCGTGCAGATCGGTGGGCTCCTTGGAACGGCGGTGCTCGGTTCGGTGCTCTCGAATCGGGTGGGCAGTGTACTGATCTCCAAGCTCGAGGCAGCGGGTGTGCCTGGCGTCGTCGCAACGCGACTCGGACCAGCGCGCCCCTTGATTGCGGAAGGACTCGCACCGCGGATTCCACAAGTACCGGCCCTTGTTCAGACCGCCGTCACCAACGGGTCGCACGCTGCGTTCATGAGCGGTCTGCATGTGGCCATGATCGTCGCGATCGGCGTGGCGATCGTCGGCGCGATCGTGGGGCTCGCGCTCGGGGCCGTCCGCGTGGGCAGTGGTCACCGGGCCTCGGCGCCACTGGCGTGA
- a CDS encoding TetR family transcriptional regulator: MTREQTKARTEAELARAAAELFARQGVAQTTVEQIAERAGVSERTFFRYFPTKEDAVLSYIWLKADDLRSAFLARPASESLAEAFLASVRATKTDDEAQATLDRELLRLLRNTPTLRARWLVAGWETAAAFTPLVAERLACEPDALIARLATNALLVAIQTALDVVGEHGADFLEVLTDAIGRLADGAGLATRPLERPSDSQRSG; this comes from the coding sequence ATGACCCGCGAGCAGACGAAGGCGCGCACGGAGGCAGAGCTTGCTCGGGCAGCCGCCGAACTCTTCGCACGCCAGGGCGTTGCCCAGACAACCGTGGAGCAGATCGCCGAGCGAGCAGGCGTGTCGGAGCGAACGTTCTTTCGCTACTTCCCGACCAAGGAAGATGCAGTCCTCTCGTACATCTGGTTGAAGGCAGACGACCTGCGCAGTGCCTTCCTCGCTCGACCTGCGTCCGAGTCACTCGCCGAAGCGTTCCTGGCGTCCGTTCGAGCCACCAAGACGGACGACGAGGCCCAAGCGACCCTCGACCGCGAGCTCCTTCGCCTCCTTCGCAACACCCCGACCCTACGGGCGCGCTGGCTCGTCGCCGGATGGGAAACCGCGGCAGCCTTCACGCCGCTCGTCGCCGAGCGACTCGCCTGCGAGCCCGACGCGCTCATAGCTCGGCTCGCGACGAATGCGCTACTCGTTGCCATCCAGACAGCGCTGGACGTGGTCGGAGAGCATGGCGCAGATTTTCTCGAGGTGCTCACGGACGCCATCGGCCGGCTCGCCGATGGAGCGGGACTCGCTACGAGACCGCTCGAGCGCCCATCAGACTCGCAACGATCTGGCTGA
- a CDS encoding ArsR/SmtB family transcription factor — MREIALTGGVALDERPDADVDAVLARLFAALADPTRVRLVRTLLERGELTSLECRQITGLSQGRTSVHLSCLVDAGLLSTERDGRQRRYRLRDPEVAFLVESGAAIAARHFSQIVASLMGARAVS, encoded by the coding sequence ATGAGGGAGATAGCGCTCACAGGTGGCGTCGCACTGGACGAGCGTCCGGATGCCGACGTCGACGCCGTGCTGGCACGTTTGTTTGCGGCGCTCGCAGATCCGACGCGGGTGCGGCTGGTGCGAACCCTGTTGGAACGGGGCGAGTTGACCTCGCTGGAGTGTCGACAGATCACTGGACTGTCGCAGGGGCGAACGTCGGTGCACCTGTCGTGTCTGGTCGACGCCGGGTTGCTCTCGACGGAGCGCGATGGTCGTCAGCGGCGCTACCGCCTGCGCGATCCCGAGGTGGCGTTCCTCGTCGAGAGCGGTGCGGCGATCGCAGCTCGCCACTTCAGCCAGATCGTTGCGAGTCTGATGGGCGCTCGAGCGGTCTCGTAG
- a CDS encoding aminotransferase class I/II-fold pyridoxal phosphate-dependent enzyme, with the protein MTVPLREEDDYRLDPERLERTLIASGAKALILCNPHNPTGRVATREELTAIADVVERHHVVVIADEIHQDIVRTGVRHVPWLSLDHAATERSVGLSAATKTFNIAGLKAAHVEAGSTRVAQMLGEVDAHFRSSPTSLGLLAAAVAWEQGGEWLESTLDRIQDNLETAAEALVRTGRMRTSVPAGTYLLWVQVLGLGAESAAAWARRAGVVVSAGETFDLQGRSDWMRVNVATEPEVLAEMLDRLVGMGVS; encoded by the coding sequence GTGACGGTTCCGCTTCGCGAAGAGGATGACTATCGACTCGACCCAGAGCGCCTCGAGCGGACCTTGATCGCGTCGGGGGCGAAGGCACTGATCCTCTGCAACCCGCACAATCCGACGGGACGGGTGGCGACACGCGAGGAACTCACCGCCATCGCCGACGTCGTCGAGCGACATCACGTGGTCGTGATCGCCGACGAGATCCATCAGGATATCGTGCGCACGGGCGTGCGCCACGTGCCCTGGCTCTCGCTGGATCATGCCGCAACCGAGCGGTCAGTCGGTCTGTCCGCGGCAACGAAGACGTTCAACATCGCAGGCCTCAAGGCGGCTCACGTGGAGGCCGGCTCGACACGCGTTGCGCAGATGCTCGGTGAGGTCGATGCACACTTTCGCAGTTCGCCGACGTCGCTGGGGCTGCTCGCTGCCGCCGTCGCATGGGAGCAGGGCGGCGAGTGGTTGGAGTCCACCCTTGACCGCATCCAGGACAACCTCGAGACAGCTGCGGAGGCACTCGTTCGCACCGGTCGGATGCGCACGTCCGTTCCCGCCGGCACCTACCTGCTCTGGGTGCAGGTGCTCGGTCTTGGGGCAGAGAGTGCGGCTGCGTGGGCCCGTCGCGCTGGCGTCGTCGTCTCAGCGGGTGAGACCTTCGATCTCCAGGGACGTTCGGACTGGATGCGTGTGAACGTGGCGACGGAGCCGGAGGTCCTCGCAGAGATGCTCGATCGACTGGTGGGGATGGGTGTGTCATGA
- a CDS encoding aminotransferase class I/II-fold pyridoxal phosphate-dependent enzyme: MAHQQFDLPQDGSNGRPIDTGAARGRVIDALRARRPLSVKWELAPSPLLPAWVADMDLLPPEVVRRTVADAVTRGDVGYASGALDERYRSALARWSKARTGYEPRDVLLVGDVLGGLALALWTLTEPGSGVVVPTPSYPPIPLDAGVARASRRDGSASRRG, translated from the coding sequence GTGGCTCACCAGCAGTTCGATCTCCCTCAGGACGGCTCGAATGGTCGTCCGATCGATACCGGGGCGGCGCGAGGGCGAGTCATCGACGCGCTCCGTGCCCGTCGTCCCCTGAGCGTGAAGTGGGAGCTGGCACCCTCGCCGCTCCTACCGGCGTGGGTCGCGGACATGGACTTGCTCCCTCCGGAGGTCGTGCGGCGAACGGTGGCGGATGCGGTGACGCGTGGCGACGTCGGCTACGCCTCGGGAGCCCTCGACGAGCGGTATCGATCGGCACTGGCACGCTGGTCCAAGGCGCGCACCGGCTACGAGCCACGGGACGTGCTCCTGGTCGGCGACGTCCTGGGCGGCCTCGCCTTGGCACTCTGGACACTCACGGAGCCCGGGAGTGGCGTGGTGGTGCCGACGCCGTCGTACCCCCCCATTCCTCTCGACGCCGGTGTCGCTCGGGCGTCGCGTCGTGACGGTTCCGCTTCGCGAAGAGGATGA
- a CDS encoding glutamine amidotransferase, protein MMVRIVVVYPDLLGTYGDRGNALVLAAAVRRAGHEAEVVDASSDRPLPHDGAFYLLGGGEDGPQVLAARLLARDGTLRAVVEEGRPVLAVCAGLQLLGRSFAAEGAEHEGLGLLPVRSASGERRAVGEVLTSPVISVGAYLTGFENHRGVTTLEGDAVPLGRVLVGVGNGVGGVDGVVAGSVVGTYLHGPVLARNPYLAAWLLERAHVPRVEPSTAWRELADARIRAALQSRASG, encoded by the coding sequence ATGATGGTGCGCATCGTCGTCGTCTACCCCGACCTGCTCGGGACCTATGGAGACCGTGGCAACGCGTTGGTGTTGGCCGCTGCTGTTCGCCGAGCTGGTCACGAGGCTGAGGTCGTCGATGCGTCATCGGATCGTCCCTTGCCACATGATGGCGCCTTCTACCTCTTGGGCGGCGGTGAGGACGGCCCGCAGGTGCTGGCCGCTCGGCTGCTTGCGCGCGATGGCACGCTGCGTGCCGTCGTCGAGGAGGGGCGCCCGGTTCTCGCGGTGTGCGCAGGCCTGCAGCTCCTAGGACGCTCGTTTGCCGCGGAGGGAGCGGAGCACGAAGGACTCGGGCTCTTGCCGGTTCGGTCGGCGAGCGGCGAGCGCCGTGCGGTCGGCGAGGTTCTGACGAGTCCCGTGATCTCGGTCGGGGCCTATCTGACAGGCTTCGAGAACCACCGCGGCGTCACCACGCTCGAAGGTGATGCCGTCCCGCTCGGTCGGGTGCTCGTCGGTGTCGGGAACGGCGTTGGGGGCGTGGACGGGGTCGTCGCAGGCAGCGTGGTCGGCACCTACCTGCATGGCCCGGTCCTTGCACGCAATCCATACCTCGCCGCTTGGCTGCTCGAGCGCGCGCATGTGCCGCGGGTCGAACCCTCGACGGCATGGCGCGAGCTCGCCGATGCGCGGATTCGAGCTGCGCTGCAGTCCCGCGCATCCGGATAG
- a CDS encoding Mur ligase family protein, translated as MESARQRAARGAAQAASALSRMLGVGAGGALSGRLALAIDPHILERAGRQLRSILVTGTNGKSTTTALAVAMAAGAVVTNRGANMSFGIAGALARARREATVGVFEVDEAFVPSVAEALRPSLLVWLNLTRDQLDRALEVRRLSERIAEAASSIELVVANALDPIVVLGASRFRRQIWIRPTSTWTDDAHACPRCGGHVSFQDGRWWCEGCGLASPDPDWWIGDDGNAHGPEGMLSLAEAPPGTFNRFNALAAAVAIGALERRPVADVLRGLGRRRLEVEGRFEYWRVLELPGTPRVMTMLAKNPAGFDALVELLADWDGDVIAQLNAEIADGRDTSWIWDAPWERIAPRRVIVCGRRVEDLALRLEVAGHEPWQASSLREALRRADASKPIAFVGNYTAFWEANASLRALGALRDTTLAASASARAVP; from the coding sequence GTGGAGAGTGCTCGTCAGCGTGCGGCGAGGGGCGCCGCGCAGGCCGCGTCGGCGTTGTCTCGGATGTTGGGAGTCGGCGCTGGTGGCGCGTTGAGTGGTCGACTGGCGTTGGCGATTGACCCGCACATCCTCGAACGTGCGGGGCGACAACTCCGCTCGATCCTCGTGACGGGCACGAATGGGAAGTCGACGACGACCGCGCTTGCGGTAGCCATGGCCGCGGGCGCGGTGGTCACCAACCGTGGTGCGAACATGAGTTTCGGCATCGCTGGGGCACTGGCTCGAGCTCGACGAGAGGCGACGGTCGGGGTCTTCGAGGTCGACGAGGCGTTCGTGCCGAGCGTGGCGGAGGCGCTTCGGCCCTCGCTTCTCGTCTGGCTCAACCTCACTCGCGACCAACTCGATCGAGCCCTCGAGGTCCGCCGGCTGTCCGAGCGCATCGCCGAAGCGGCGAGTTCGATCGAGCTCGTCGTGGCGAACGCACTGGACCCCATCGTGGTGCTCGGCGCGTCGCGATTTCGACGTCAGATTTGGATTCGCCCGACGTCGACCTGGACCGACGACGCCCACGCGTGTCCCCGCTGTGGTGGCCACGTGTCGTTCCAGGACGGCCGATGGTGGTGCGAGGGGTGCGGCCTCGCGTCGCCGGATCCGGATTGGTGGATCGGAGACGACGGGAACGCCCATGGTCCCGAGGGGATGCTCAGCCTGGCCGAGGCGCCACCTGGGACGTTCAATCGTTTCAATGCGCTGGCTGCGGCGGTTGCGATCGGGGCGCTCGAACGTCGGCCGGTCGCCGACGTGCTGCGCGGCCTTGGCCGTCGACGGCTCGAGGTCGAGGGACGCTTCGAGTACTGGCGGGTCCTCGAGCTGCCCGGTACGCCTCGTGTGATGACGATGCTCGCGAAGAATCCAGCGGGGTTCGATGCTCTCGTCGAGCTGCTCGCAGATTGGGACGGTGACGTGATTGCGCAACTCAATGCCGAGATCGCCGATGGTCGTGACACCTCGTGGATTTGGGATGCGCCCTGGGAGCGAATCGCGCCCCGACGCGTCATCGTGTGTGGGCGACGGGTCGAAGATCTCGCCTTGCGTCTGGAGGTGGCCGGGCACGAGCCTTGGCAGGCCTCCTCGCTCCGTGAGGCGCTTCGCCGTGCCGACGCTTCCAAGCCCATCGCCTTCGTCGGCAACTACACAGCGTTTTGGGAGGCCAATGCGTCGCTGCGTGCGCTCGGTGCGCTCCGCGATACCACCTTGGCTGCGAGTGCTTCGGCGAGGGCCGTGCCATGA